In Candidatus Kryptonium sp., the following are encoded in one genomic region:
- the yajC gene encoding preprotein translocase subunit YajC translates to MVLLFQAQPDATSSLISTIIMFVAIFLIFYFLIIRPQQKRAKEHQKLIESLKKGDKVITSSGIHGKVVGLDDRTVLLEVDEGVKIKFEKAAIAVVTREGQG, encoded by the coding sequence ATGGTTCTTCTATTTCAGGCGCAACCAGATGCTACGAGCAGTTTGATCAGCACGATTATAATGTTCGTTGCGATCTTTTTGATTTTCTATTTTTTGATAATAAGACCGCAGCAGAAAAGAGCCAAGGAACATCAAAAACTTATTGAGTCGTTGAAAAAAGGCGACAAAGTTATAACTTCAAGTGGAATTCACGGAAAAGTCGTTGGACTTGACGACAGAACAGTTTTGCTTGAAGTTGATGAAGGTGTAAAAATAAAGTTTGAAAAGGCAGCTATAGCAGTTGTCACTCGTGAAGGTCAAGGTTAA